The Gadus morhua chromosome 18, gadMor3.0, whole genome shotgun sequence DNA segment TTGGTTTCTTACTGTAGCAATCTAGTTGGGCTAGAATCAAAGTAGGCTACACTACGGTAACAGTCTAGCTCAGAATTAGGCACACTACGGTAAAAGTCTAGAGCTATATACTACACTCACCCAAGCGCCTCCTCTACATTTGCTTATGTTGACTCTAATTATTAGTTAGCTAATGTTATgatagtaacacacacacacacacacacacacacacacacacacacacacacacacacacacacacacacacacacacacacacacacacacacacacacacacacacacacacacacacggaatccGTTAGATTTGGAATCTAACGGATACAACTTCTCTGTAGATAAGCTAAATTACTTGCCAAATGTTGATATGGCAAGTTAAGCTAAAAAGGTTAGATAATGATGCTAGGCTAACTAGTCTAAAAAACGTCCCATTCTAAGTTAAGTTAACTAAACATTGTTAACTGCAACATAATATAAATCGCCATTATTAAAGAACTATCTACTTACCAACAACTCTGCACAATCTTGCACGGTACCCGCTGGGGAATTCAAGTGGGGAATATActgtaatgggggggggggttcaagcCTTAATTAGTGTGCTCCAAGCCCTAATCAGAGGGTCGGACCCCGTAATTCGAATCATCCCCTAACCTTCACGTCCACCTTGGCCTAGTCCAGTTCCCCCGCTgggcccagccccccccccatctcactcAACTTGGTAGCACAAGATCAAGTAGCATCGCACGTGTGAGTGTcacttctttaataggtccatggtcggTCCTCTGTACCGGAAACCTGACTCTACGGCTTAGCCATACCCCTACCTTCAGATCTAAACATAACCCCTTAACCGAACCATCACCGTAACAATAAAACCTAAATTCTAAATATAAACTCTAATCATAACCCCCGCCTTAACCCTAAATAACACCTAAATTCTAAACGTAACCCCTAAACCTTACCATAACCCTAACAATAACACCACAACTCTAACTTTAACACCTAAACCTTACCATAACCCTAACAATAACATCTAAACTCTAACCTAACCATGACTGACTGGGTTGATTGGCTGGACCAATCATCTTGACTTGGTCCATAGAGCTGGTGGACCGTCCATGAGCTGGACTAGTTCAAGGTCCGCCCCTTTTCCTCCGCAATAAGCACCACTTTGGCTTGTTCTGCGATTTATACGCTAAACGACAATATGCATTTCTTTTCTAAACACTAAATGGCAGTTCAGAGTAAATTGTTTCCAAGATTTTCCAAAAAGAGGTTGTAGTCAAAAATAATGTTCTTTGTTTAGcctctttaaaaaatatatatatcaaaacaaaaaatacatcAAATTTGAGTCCGTCCATTTTTgttaaaaaactgaaaataagtGAATCTTTATCTGCTCATAAATCGACCTTTAGAAAGCATTTCAACATGCATAATCCGATGATAAAAGCTTGGTTTGCGCTGAAGTTCAGTACATGATGCTTTATGttccccactccctctccagCTATAAAAGCAATAGTGACGCGTCACCAGGTCTTCTTCTCACGTCAGCCACAGCAGACACTTCTCGTCCCCACACCGGAATCCACAAGGTAACGCAATAAACGCTGTTTTTATGGGTTTATTTGCATCAGAATAATGGTTTTTATTAGGATTTGTGTTTCACGATCTCGGTGCAGTGATCTTTGATCGTGACTTGCTGGTGATACGTGGCGTAGCCAGCGCTAAACGTGACATGACGGCGGGCGGGGTTTCCATTCTACGCTACCGCACCTTAAACTTGAGTTACTGAAGTCGTTGAACAATTTTAAATGTTATTCTAGCACGTTCTTTTGAGTGGATGCCATTGATGCAACATGGTCTGCAGGAAGTACGAGACACGAGCGGAAATTTAGTGCCGTGATAGAAGCCGGCATGAACAAAAGACCATGCTCTTTTTAAGGCCTTGCTGCAATTATTTGCGGAAGGGGCATCCGGACCGCAGCCAGATGTATACCAAAAGTCTAATCGAGTACCCAATCAGCCGCCCTCACTTATAGTGATGATGTGTAACATAATGAGACGGGCATTCGCTGCTGGATTTGACAGCAGTTGGTCAAAGAAAGCCCCAGCTCCCATCAACTTCCCAATACGATACACCGCATGCGCCGACAAAGCTTCGCCCATGCGCAAAGAGCTCGCAATTGTATGTCCACGGGTCGTGTCTAAACAGCTCCGGCTCGTCACTGCAGCCGTCAACGCTAAAGCGAGTTGAGTGATCGTTGATCGCAGTGCACCTTCCACATCAACCGAGGTAGCTTTCAGTCAATGCAATATACTCTCCGATGGGGTCGGGGGCCTCGGCATCCGGCCCCAAAGCGGATAATTGCGCTCAAGGGCTGTGAGTGATTTTGTGTGCAGTTTTGTACTTTCTTCTTTAAAAGTTGCGTCTTGTCTGTAATCCTTAACCTATCCTTTCCAGAATCATGTCTGACACCGAGCGCACCTTCATCGCCGTCAAGCCCGATGGAGTCCAGAGGGGACTCGTCGGAGACATCATCAAGAGGTTTGAGCAGAAGGGCTTCAAACTGGTGGCGATGAAGATGACAACGGTAAGTTCATGGGACCGTTCTTAAACCCCCTGGTTAGGAAATATGCATTCACTGATTTGTCTCAGATTGTTTTAACTGGTTGCGAGTCTGCATCGACCTTAGGTGGGTCAGATTAGTTGACCCCTGCTATTCCTGACTGTTGCTCTGCTGCTAAGCGCCTGGTTCTTATCCTGCTTACACAAGCACTGTGGCTCTGCTAACCTGATGGTTCATGCAGTAAGCACTTATGAGCATTACCACTTACCTCACTGCATTGCAGCTGCAGCAAAGATTAGTAGATTGACAGAATATGTAAATCAGAAAATGGCGTTTTCGTTGGGAGATTTAGCAAACACGAATGCAGCCATTTGCTGTCTAATGCTAAATAGAGATTCAAATATTTGGTTCATTGATCAGGCTTAATGAATGCTTGCGTGTTAATTTGCTGCTTTtctgagggaggtggaggagaatgaTTGCCGCCCTGCACTTCTAACCAAATCTACTGGAGCTTGACTGCAAGTCTGATTTACTGTTCAATTTGTGAAACTTGACTATTGTCTTCTGGTTGGTGTGTTGCAGGCCAAAGTTGAGCTTCTTCAGCAGCACTACGCAGACCTGAAGGAGAGGCCCTTCTTCCCCAGCCTGGTCAAATACATGAGCTCTGGGCCTGTGGTCGCCATGGTAATTAACCCACATGCACATCGACACTGACGGAGCACTTTCTTTAGTTGGAAGAAAACTGAGCAAGTTGAGACATGTCATTTCTATTTTCAACACATTTGAAGGAAGCAGTCGACAGTTTGAAATGGATCGCTGAGCATAATACGTCACTGAAATTATCAACATTTCTTCCACTCTAAAATGACAGTAATTTCAATTTAATTCTATCACATTTTCAGTGATGCAAGATGTATATTTCTTTGAGAATGAACACGAGATACGGTCTTACAGAATTCCGTAAGACAAAATCAAATGAATCAGTGTCCCAACCGAATACTGCACCCAGAATACTTACCGACTGATGTCCTCTCCTACAGGTGTGGGAGGGTCTGAATGCAGTGAAGACCGGCAGAGTGATGCTGGGCGAGACCAACCCAGCCGACTCCAAGCCTGGTACCATCAGGGGCGACTACTGCATCCAAGTTGGAAAGTAAGGAACGGATCCCATAGTCGTCAGTCATGAACGTCTTGATTCTTTATCCGGGCTTGCCTGTTGTCTGGTCGCAATACTGCTACAGATGTTTCAATATCTCCAAGGCAGTTCTGCTGCCCTTGTGGTGGTCAAAATGGGTCAAGTTCCGTTGGGCTAAATGATTCTCTTCAACCGCTCAGGAACATCATCCACGGCAGCGACTCTGTGGAGAGTGCCAAGCACGAGATCAGCCTGTGGTTCAAGGACGACGAGGTGTCCAGCTACGTCAGCTGCGCCCAGAGCTGGCTGTACGACTAAACCCACCTGCCCCCTCTCCTACAACCCGGACACCGGGCACGCTGGTGGACGACCAGTGTCTTTGCCCCTTTGGTGTTCCTCCCGTCTACCCACGGAGGGCAGACGGCGGATCCGTCAaggcgtctcccccccccccccccgtcatgtCTTACTGTACTGTTTTGGGTCTGCTTTGTGGACCTGAAGTCCTTGTTCCATTCCGGCTTCCTTGTTTCATTCCAGCTTCAAACACCTTTCCCCAAGTTGCATTCCTTGTGAGAGTATCATGATGGTTTCTGCTGCTAAAATGGTGATTTCGGTTTTTGAATAAAACTTGACAAGATCTCAATCTTCTCCCTGATTTCTGAAACTTTAACGTCCAAACTCTTGAGGGCATCAGGCCTTTTCCTAAAAGATTTAGTATGGGTATAATCTCGGATGGACATGGGATTTGTTTCCGGGGGCCAACTCAAAAGGCGCTGATAGGAGGGATTAAGTTAACATTAACTGTGTGCTTAATACTTGGCATGACCTTGCAACACTGCACATGACTTGGACCAGAACTTTGACAATGTGAAGAAGACTTCTCATAACCAGCACTTTCCCAACATTTGGCTTTATTTACAAATTCAAAGCTTGATCACAGCACAACTTAACATATGAAAAGGTAACGTACACTATCAAAAAGATTTACAAACTTTAAAACTGCAATCTAATATGTACCTCAAAGGGTCAGTGTTAAATTTTAATAGATTTAAGTTCAACATTTGTATCCAAAATAAATTTCACCATAACTTAACCCTCTCAATTCACAACAGTAATACAATAAATGTATCAAATATATAGCACCACGATATAGTTGAATATAATTGGGGCTATCACATATAAAAGACCCGTGTTAGTATCAAGAGGAAAACAAAATACCCATTCTCAAGTCTGAACATCGATTAGGAGTTGTCCCCTTGCGTCAACCCCTCCCATCCCAATACAGGGAATAACAGCGAACAGTGAGGAAATATATAAGCACACCGCTATCATGCAATCTGGTAATCCTCAGCCATCTTATTGAGCCCTGCAAGCAAATTACCTTAGTGACTAGTGAGAAATTTTCCATTTCAATTTGTGAGGTGGCGCATTTTGCATGAACCAAAATGCGAGTTGTGAGGGATTTTTTAACGTAGCAGCAACGTGAGTCCATAAAACAGTCTTGGAATTGCACTGGGTTATGATGCAACTGGGTGAGTAAAGTTATAAATGCTTGATTcttaccctcctccctccttacaAAATGGGAAATATACTCTCAAATGAAAGTCTAATCAAAAGCCCACCCTTCTACTTATGATTGTGTGACACTACAATGTTATTGCTCATTTGGTCTTGGAACCATTGTATTTTAGTTGCCTTTGTTATCCACTTGGAACCAAAAATTACCTCATTGAATACCCCCTAATCAAAATACCAATGACAATGCCAATTACAAAAATCTAACATAAAACTGCAAGCAATCATATTGAacttctcaataaataatggggCGACCTCATCAATCAACAACACGATTAGCTGAACACAGAACAGAACAATTAGAGGAGATACGAGCAAGGAGGATATGAAAACAGGACATCAGCCGAACAAACACTTGGCAGCAACCCCCAGCTGGCATTTCAACCCATGCTATTTGACTCACACAAAGCTTTGAATAATGCAGTTGGAAATACAAACAGATTCGAAGGAAATGCAGAAAAAGCTTTTTCCTGAGATTTAAACCCGGAATCGTACTGGTAAAAAATGAGCTCATGTGTTGTTGTTCTATTGTCACAGAGAGAGTATTCGGCATGGGTTATGGTAACAGCCccaaaaactaaataaaaggtGATACAATATCTGGTTAGAATATTTATGTAATTTCTATTTCAATGTAGTGACATTAGAGGGTTAGATCTTTGATGTCTACGTAAAATATAGAATACGGGAACTTTATTGCATATTAATCTAATCAGAAGACTATCCTGCAAGCTGTGATAAAATTCTTATGTTTGGTGTCTAGTCTTCCAGAGAAACATTTCAGGTTACAGATTTTTCATTTTGCATATGCTATCCCACAGCAgtagcataaacacacaaactcttggATATGTGCTAAATTTCACCAGGAGGTAGTAGATAAATAGCTGCAAGTTTCCGACTCAGAACAATAAACTAAATTGTCACATACAGATTTGTGTCCATTTTTCGAAACTATGAAGAAAACAAAATCGAATGGAATAAATTGTCTTTTTTTTGCTCCATGTTATCATTCTTATAATAAAGCAAAAATATCTTTCTACATATTCTGTCTTGTGCCACTTCTAGAACTCACTGTGTGAATGCTGCCTTTAAGGATATATGTAATAGCAGTGCATTGCGTATTAATTTATTACTGAACATAAACCGGTTATTCTGTGGCTCATCTGAATAACTGACTACTTGCATACATATGGCTCTGACATGAGAACTCAAGCAATGGAACAGAAAACACCTTGCATATACTCTTACATAACGTCAACACATTCAGCCGCTTGATTGAGACAAAATATCTGCTGCGTTTTCTTGTACGCACATccattacatacatacatgcctCTCGTGTCCTGACCATGTGAGAGTTATGGGAGAAAGAAACTATACTGAATAGCAGCCACACAGCCACTTGAAAACGTTAATCATGGtccaaaaacaaatgaaaaacacaGGTTAAGTCTGACCAGCCAGTGTAGTGTATTTGAACATGGCGGATTGGACTGGTATAACAAGCCAGCAGTACAATCTGACACCATTTTGTTGCTTTTATGCACACCAAGACGATAGCAATACCTGAAGAAGCATGTAGGTTGATTTGGGAATAAGAAAGCATGAGGCACTGGCCTACATACTAATCAGATGTTTACATCACAGGCCACTGCTCAGCTCATGCTGCAGCAAGTGTTGATCTCATCAATGGCGTTTGGAAAACTATGCAATAATATTCAAATTAAGGTATGGTAAGCCAAATGGACTGTTTATAAAGGCCTGTCTTAGAATAACCACAAGTCTGAGTGAGGTGGCTTCCAGGAGGCATGTAAGGAGGTCTTGATGTTTTTAATGTGCACCATGGCAAAGCCATCAAATTAACTCAATGTTATTACTAAGTCAGATATTGCCAATACACTTCAAACTAATTATGTAGAAAGATGACGATACTCCAACATGGGGATCTGGGCCTCTGCATGAATTGATGAATAGAACCCTGATAAAAATCCACTTGCATCTAAACAACCAACTAACAGAGAATCCTAAGAGAGTGCTGGTGCTCGATAATTTcctgaaatgcattgtgggaggaGGTGTACGGCTGTTATCAGTGGAAAAACAAATGCCAGGACTGTAGtccaatataagtgaatggttTCAAGGGCAGAAGGACATCCCTCCCACATTATCTTTATGTTCATTCAAGAGACCTTATTTATAATGGTGGCAGGGAGTGGCTAGAGTCCAACCCCGTCTAGCAATTGAAAGTTGTCCTCTGTTCAAATTAAAATCTTATATACTGTAGTTCTCTATCCATAGTTTATCATACTATTTTATCAATAGACTCACTCTTatagaacaacacacattaAGTACCCCATCCAGCCACCAAAATTTATGCAAAGTAAGTTATCATCGTTTTAAGACAGAATATGACCAAAATAACAGAACTTCAAGTACTATAAACAAAAGTATAAGTCCACCTGGCAAAACTGTTCAAAACTACAGGAAGAACGAAAACATACACAATTCGGTCTTCTTCTTTCCCCCGCTTCTCTCTGGATTGGTGAAAATGCTCTcaaggaacaaaaaaaaaaaaaacatcaaataaAGTCAGCGAAGGaaagatatttttttgttgttttttttctctgtttaaTTACACCCAACGCCACCGCCAATAAATGTTTTTAGTCACAGTTTCTGCAGGTCTCTGTGCGGCTTTCCCCGCATCTGGTCCCAGAGTGGTGGCATCAGCCAGGTGTTAAGGCCAGACGTGGCTTTGATGGAACCTTGCAAGAATACCTCCATCtataccagcagcagcagcggcagctcCTATTCCTGCCCTATCTCCGTCTACACCAGCAGCTCCCACTCTCCTGCCATCTGGGGGACACATCTAGAGCTCAGTCTCTTGCTATGGATTTCGATGAGTTTTTCTTCCGGGAAAAGGAGCAGATATTTTGGAACTCTTCCCTCCCAATGACATGAAccggtagggggagggggagggggggctgagagaATGTGTCCGatcgctcctcctcttcctgaagGATGAACTGGGCCACAATATatatgcgcgtgtgcgtgcgtggagaCAGCTACAAAGTTTTGCAAAGGGCCAGAGACAGCTTCTCTgtaccccctctctccagtaAGATCTCCAGGCCCGTTCAAAATAAAACCAATACAGAACCGAAATGGTTGACAAGGCGCTGTTCTGTCGTCGtgtgttcacccccccccc contains these protein-coding regions:
- the nme2a gene encoding NME/NM23 nucleoside diphosphate kinase 2a isoform X2, which translates into the protein MSDTERTFIAVKPDGVQRGLVGDIIKRFEQKGFKLVAMKMTTAKVELLQQHYADLKERPFFPSLVKYMSSGPVVAMVWEGLNAVKTGRVMLGETNPADSKPGTIRGDYCIQVGKNIIHGSDSVESAKHEISLWFKDDEVSSYVSCAQSWLYD
- the nme2a gene encoding NME/NM23 nucleoside diphosphate kinase 2a isoform X1 → MFPTPSPAIKAIVTRHQVFFSRQPQQTLLVPTPESTRIMSDTERTFIAVKPDGVQRGLVGDIIKRFEQKGFKLVAMKMTTAKVELLQQHYADLKERPFFPSLVKYMSSGPVVAMVWEGLNAVKTGRVMLGETNPADSKPGTIRGDYCIQVGKNIIHGSDSVESAKHEISLWFKDDEVSSYVSCAQSWLYD